The Cucumis melo cultivar AY chromosome 6, USDA_Cmelo_AY_1.0, whole genome shotgun sequence genome includes a region encoding these proteins:
- the LOC103483674 gene encoding uncharacterized protein LOC103483674, producing MGAVPSTPSRTNSRPQDTAEYLIGTFVGEESFPISSDFWQKLLELPLSLQWPTHRVHQACELLATNNYKTRHLAKILTHMAWCLQECITNSGASSLTYEKAINAVYISSVFLKHLIENTKSDRIGELYLSLNDNESASKDFIADQNVEGFVIHAVLSFIGSVNISNEKYFLHVELLNFMLIAMSTQLLSGPSPRPKDFNPFIDAAMAQDSALVIVVMRKLLLNFISRPNVPLNSSYPIFSDGNQSGVLQRVSSAAANFVLMPFNYLVSSTSQGSGSPLADCSLNVLLILIHYRKCIVSNESLASGDNVISDSLLKESATFYDNPYCKALENASDVEFDRVDSDGNAHNGPLVRLPFASLFDTLGMCLADEGSVLLLYSLLQGNPDFLEYVLVRTDLDTLLMPILEALYNASTRSSNQIYMLLIILLILSQDSSFNASIHKLILPAVPWYKERLLHQTSLGSLMVIILIRTVQFNLSKLRDVYLHTTCLATLANMAPHVHRLSSYASQRLVSLFDMLSRKYNRSAELRNIKSDNAKIDSMEVNFPADDASTEMHIYTDFLRLVLEILNAILSYALPRNPEFIYALMHRQEVFQPFKNHPRFNELLENIYTVLDFFNSRIDAQRMDDDWSVEKVLQVIINNCRSWRGEGLKMFTQLRFTYEQESHPEEFFIPYVWQLVLSTCGFNFNPGVINLFPANVPSEKRNDEDSTQDDKQANGEVQKLAIYVDP from the exons ATGGGGGCTGTGCCTTCTACGCCGAGTCGGACCAACTCGCGGCCGCAGGATACGGCGGAGTACTTAATCGGAACTTTTGTTGGAGAGGAGTCTTTTCCTATTTCCTCTGATTTCTGGCAGAAATTGCTTGAGCTTCCTCTTAGCCTGCAATGGCCGACTCACCGTGTTCATCAAGCTTGTGAGCTTTTAG CAACAAACAACTACAAGACAAGGCATCTTGCAAAGATTTTAACCCACATGGCATGGTGCTTACAAGAGTGCATTACGAACTCTGGAGCATCATCCTTGACTTACGAGAAGGCAATTAATGCTGTTTATATCTCGTCCGTTTTCTTGAAGCACTTGATTGAAAATACGAAAAGTGACAGGATTGGAGAATTATATCTATCCCTAAACGATAACGAATCAGCATCAAAAGATTTCATAGCTG ATCAAAATGTTGAAGGTTTTGTAATACATGCTGTTCTTAGCTTTATTGGTTCAGTTAATATAAG CAATGAGAAATACTTCCTCCACGTGGAGCTACTGAACTTTATGTTGATTGCCATGTCAACTCAACTTCTTTCTGGTCCATCTCCTAGACCAAAGGATTTTAATCCATTTATTGATGCGGCCATGGCTCAG GACAGTGCTTTGGTTATTGTGGTCATGCGCAAACTACTACTCAATTTTATAAGTCGGCCTAATGTACCCCTAAATAGTTCGTATCCCATATTTTCTGATGGAAATCAATCCGGTGTCTTACAGAGAGTCAGTTCTGCAGCAG CAAATTTTGTGTTAATGCCATTCAACTACCTGGTCAGTTCAACTTCCCAAGGTTCTGGTAGTCCATTGGCCGATTGCAGTTTAAATGTTCTTCTCATTCTCATTCATTATCGCAAGTGTATTGTTAGCAATGAATCTCTTGCAAGTGGTGATAACGTTATCTCAGATTCTCTTTTGAAAGAGAGTGCAACCTTTTATGATAATCCGTATTGCAAGGCCTTAGAAAATGCATCTGATGTTGAAT TTGATCGTGTTGATTCAGATGGTAATGCACATAATGGTCCACTTGTGCGGTTACCATTTGCTTCGCTGTTTGATACTCTTGGAAT GTGCTTGGCTGATGAGGGTTCTGTGCTTCTGCTCTACTCGTTATTGCAAGGGAATCCTGACTTCTTGGAATATGTTTTGGTGCGAACTGATTTGGATACATTG TTGATGCCAATTTTGGAAGCACTCTATAATGCTTCAACAAGGTCATCTAATCAAATCTACATGCTGCTGATCATACTTCTAATTCTCAGTCAGGATTCATCATTTAATGCAAGCATTCACAAACTG ATACTTCCTGCAGTTCCTTGGTATAAGGAGCGTCTTCTTCATCAAACGTCCCTGGGTTCTCTGATGGTGATAATCTTAATCAGGACCGTACAGTTCAACTTATCTAAGTTGCGG GATGTATATCTTCATACAACTTGTCTTGCAACATTAGCAAACATGGCTCCTCATGTCCACCGTTTGAGTTCATATGCATCTCAGAGGCTGGTCAGCCTTTTTGATATGCTTTCAAGAAA GTATAACAGATCGGCAGAACTCAGAAACATAAAGTCCGATAATGCTAAAATCGACTCCATGGAAGTCAATTTCCCAGCTGATGATGCG TCAACTGAGATGCATATTTATACCGACTTCTTGAGACTTGTCCTTGAAATTTTGAATGCAATTCTGTCTTATGCTCTACCACGGAATCCTGAG TTTATATATGCATTAATGCACCGGCAGGAAGTATTTCAGCCATTCAAGAATCACCCGCGATTTAATGAACTTCTTGAGAACATATACACT GTATTAGATTTCTTCAATAGCCGCATAGATGCTCAAAGAATGGATGATGATTGGTCAGTAGAGAAAGTGCTGCAAGTTATCATTAATAACTGCAGATCTTGGCGTGGGGAAGGCTTGAAG ATGTTTACTCAACTACGTTTCACGTATGAGCAAGAGAGTCATCCCGAAGAGTTTTTCATTCCATATGTTTGGCAGCTTGTACTATCAACCTG TGGATTCAACTTCAATCCTGGAGTCATAAATTTGTTTCCGGCCAATGTACCTTCAGAA AAACGCAATGATGAAGATTCAACTCAAGATGATAAGCAAGCAAATGGTGAGGTTCAGAAGTTGGCGATTTACGTCGATCCTTAG
- the LOC103483673 gene encoding heat stress transcription factor A-6b yields MNRPGRRVKEEFTASSSSRTTTASPQPLEGLHEAGPPPFLTKTYEIIEDIGTNHIVSWSRGNNSFVVWDPQSFSLTLLPKYFKHSNFSSFVRQLNTYGFRKVDPDKWEFAHEGFLRGQKHLLKLIRRRKASQPNASHQAPDPCVEVGRFGLDGEVDRLQRDKQVLMAEVVKLRQQQQNTKTCLQTMERRLKKTETRQQLMMNFLARAIQNPDFIQQLIHQKDKHKELEEAINRKRRRHIDQGRPDFEDEEEKEDHDHRLPPFVNEDIEMDVDLLPVANEEHQMTYHVPKKEIMDENYERNVDGEDLNEGFWENLLNEVNEEDHYGFGIHGFEEQKDYKDEDLHGINNELVDHFTLFTSTDLK; encoded by the exons ATGAATCGTCCCGGGCGGCGAGTGAAGGAGGAATTTACGGCGTCGAGTTCATCAAGGACGACGACGGCGTCTCCTCAGCCATTGGAAGGGCTACACGAAGCGGGACCGCCGCCGTTTCTGACGAAAACATATGAAATAATCGAAGATATTGGAACAAATCATATTGTGTCTTGGAGTAGAGGCAACAATAGCTTCGTGGTTTGGGATCCTCAATCCTTTTCCTTAACTCTTCTTCCCAAATATTTTAAACATAGCAATTTCTCCAGCTTCGTTAGACAGCTTAATACCTAT GGATTTAGAAAAGTGGATCCAGATAAGTGGGAATTTGCTCATGAAGGTTTTTTGAGAGGGCAAAAACATCTTTTGAAGCTGATTCGGAGGAGGAAAGCCTCGCAACCAAACGCTTCTCATCAAGCTCCGGATCCTTGTGTCGAGGTCGGCCGATTTGGGCTCGACGGAGAAGTCGATCGGTTGCAACGTGATAAGCAG GTATTGATGGCAGAGGTAGTGAAGCTaagacaacaacaacaaaacacaaaaacatgCCTCCAAACAATGGAACGTCGGTTGAAAAAGACAGAGACAAGACAACAACTAATGATGAACTTCTTAGCAAGAGCAATTCAAAACCCTGATTTCATACAACAATTAATCCACCAAAAAGACAAGCACAAAGAATTGGAAGAAGCCATCAACCGAAAACGAAGACGACACATCGACCAAGGGCGACCTGactttgaagatgaagaagaaaaagaagatcatGATCATCGTCTACCTCCCTTCGTCAACGAGGACATCGAAATGGATGTCGACTTACTTCCCGTTGCCAACGAAGAGCATCAAATGACATACCATGTCCCTAAGAAAGAAATTATGGATGAGAATTACGAGAGAAATGTTGATGGTGAAGATTTGAATGAAGGGTTTTGGGAGAATTTGTTGAATGAGGTCAATGAAGAAGATCATTATGGATTTGGAATTCATGGCTTTGAGGAACAAAAGGATTATAAGGATGAAGATCTTCATGGGATCAATAATGAATTGGTTGATCACTTTACTCTTTTTACTTCTACTGATCTTAAATAA
- the LOC103483677 gene encoding acireductone dioxygenase 2-like isoform X2, with amino-acid sequence MAVLDKDPREEVIQAWYMDDSDEDQRLPHHLEPKQYVSLQQLDELGVLSWRLDADIYETDEELKKIRHDRNYSYMDFCEVCPEKLPNYEEKIKNFYEEHLHTDEEIRYCVAGSGYFDVRDLNDKWIRIWVKKGAMIVLPAGIYHRFTLDSDNYIKAMRLFVGDPVWTPHNRPNDHLPARSISKVLWRRKLVFKPSMLQLETCLLELPEFEIESRGIKTCYYLYGLDACPFSGIVWLVMLCYASAYAKTHVFLFGVFHVVSKIM; translated from the exons ATGGCTGTTCTCGACAAG GATCCAAGGGAGGAAGTGATTCAGGCATGGTATATGGATGATAGTGATGAAGACCAGAGGCTTCCTCATCACCTTGAACCAAAGCAATATGTATCCTTACAGCAACTTGACG AACTTGGAGTTCTGAGCTGGAGGCTAGATGCTGACATATATGAAACAGATGAGGAATTGAAGAAGATACGCCATGATCGTAATTACTCCTACATG GACTTCTGTGAGGTCTGCCCAGAAAAGCTTCCTAATTATGAAGAGAAGATTAAAAACTTTTACGAGGAACACCTTCACACTGATGAGGAGATCCGTTATTGTGTGGCTGGAAGTG GTTATTTTGATGTTAGAGATCTGAATGACAAATGGATTCGCATTTGGGTAAAGAAGGGAGCAATGATTGTCTTGCCTGCTGGAATTTATCATCGCTTTACTCTCGATTCTGACAATTACATCAAG GCTATGCGTCTGTTTGTTGGTGATCCTGTCTGGACTCCTCACAACCGTCCCAATGATCATCTTCCAGCAAG GAGTATCTCAAAAGTTTTGTGGAGAAGGAAGCTGGTATTCAAACCGTCAATGCTGCAGCTTGAAACCTGCCTACTTGAGCTTCCAGAGTTTGAAATCGAGTCTCGGGGTATCAAAACATGTTACTATTTGTATGGTTTGGATGCATGTCCTTTCTCGGGTATTGTGTGGCTTGTCATGCTTTGCTATGCCTCAGCCTATGCAAAAACTCATGTATTTCTATTCGGTGTCTTTCATGTGGTCTCTAAAATAATGTAA
- the LOC103483677 gene encoding acireductone dioxygenase 2-like isoform X1 — MDDSDEDQRLPHHLEPKQYVSLQQLDELGVLSWRLDADIYETDEELKKIRHDRNYSYMDFCEVCPEKLPNYEEKIKNFYEEHLHTDEEIRYCVAGSGYFDVRDLNDKWIRIWVKKGAMIVLPAGIYHRFTLDSDNYIKAMRLFVGDPVWTPHNRPNDHLPARSISKVLWRRKLVFKPSMLQLETCLLELPEFEIESRGIKTCYYLYGLDACPFSGIVWLVMLCYASAYAKTHVFLFGVFHVVSKIM, encoded by the exons ATGGATGATAGTGATGAAGACCAGAGGCTTCCTCATCACCTTGAACCAAAGCAATATGTATCCTTACAGCAACTTGACG AACTTGGAGTTCTGAGCTGGAGGCTAGATGCTGACATATATGAAACAGATGAGGAATTGAAGAAGATACGCCATGATCGTAATTACTCCTACATG GACTTCTGTGAGGTCTGCCCAGAAAAGCTTCCTAATTATGAAGAGAAGATTAAAAACTTTTACGAGGAACACCTTCACACTGATGAGGAGATCCGTTATTGTGTGGCTGGAAGTG GTTATTTTGATGTTAGAGATCTGAATGACAAATGGATTCGCATTTGGGTAAAGAAGGGAGCAATGATTGTCTTGCCTGCTGGAATTTATCATCGCTTTACTCTCGATTCTGACAATTACATCAAG GCTATGCGTCTGTTTGTTGGTGATCCTGTCTGGACTCCTCACAACCGTCCCAATGATCATCTTCCAGCAAG GAGTATCTCAAAAGTTTTGTGGAGAAGGAAGCTGGTATTCAAACCGTCAATGCTGCAGCTTGAAACCTGCCTACTTGAGCTTCCAGAGTTTGAAATCGAGTCTCGGGGTATCAAAACATGTTACTATTTGTATGGTTTGGATGCATGTCCTTTCTCGGGTATTGTGTGGCTTGTCATGCTTTGCTATGCCTCAGCCTATGCAAAAACTCATGTATTTCTATTCGGTGTCTTTCATGTGGTCTCTAAAATAATGTAA
- the LOC103483677 gene encoding acireductone dioxygenase 2-like isoform X4: protein MAVLDKDPREEVIQAWYMDDSDEDQRLPHHLEPKQYVSLQQLDELGVLSWRLDADIYETDEELKKIRHDRNYSYMDFCEVCPEKLPNYEEKIKNFYEEHLHTDEEIRYCVAGSGYFDVRDLNDKWIRIWVKKGAMIVLPAGIYHRFTLDSDNYIKAMRLFVGDPVWTPHNRPNDHLPARKEYLKSFVEKEAGIQTVNAAA from the exons ATGGCTGTTCTCGACAAG GATCCAAGGGAGGAAGTGATTCAGGCATGGTATATGGATGATAGTGATGAAGACCAGAGGCTTCCTCATCACCTTGAACCAAAGCAATATGTATCCTTACAGCAACTTGACG AACTTGGAGTTCTGAGCTGGAGGCTAGATGCTGACATATATGAAACAGATGAGGAATTGAAGAAGATACGCCATGATCGTAATTACTCCTACATG GACTTCTGTGAGGTCTGCCCAGAAAAGCTTCCTAATTATGAAGAGAAGATTAAAAACTTTTACGAGGAACACCTTCACACTGATGAGGAGATCCGTTATTGTGTGGCTGGAAGTG GTTATTTTGATGTTAGAGATCTGAATGACAAATGGATTCGCATTTGGGTAAAGAAGGGAGCAATGATTGTCTTGCCTGCTGGAATTTATCATCGCTTTACTCTCGATTCTGACAATTACATCAAG GCTATGCGTCTGTTTGTTGGTGATCCTGTCTGGACTCCTCACAACCGTCCCAATGATCATCTTCCAGCAAG GAAGGAGTATCTCAAAAGTTTTGTGGAGAAGGAAGCTGGTATTCAAACCGTCAATGCTGCAGCTTGA
- the LOC103483677 gene encoding acireductone dioxygenase 2-like isoform X3 has product MDDSDEDQRLPHHLEPKQYVSLQQLDELGVLSWRLDADIYETDEELKKIRHDRNYSYMDFCEVCPEKLPNYEEKIKNFYEEHLHTDEEIRYCVAGSGYFDVRDLNDKWIRIWVKKGAMIVLPAGIYHRFTLDSDNYIKAMRLFVGDPVWTPHNRPNDHLPARKEYLKSFVEKEAGIQTVNAAA; this is encoded by the exons ATGGATGATAGTGATGAAGACCAGAGGCTTCCTCATCACCTTGAACCAAAGCAATATGTATCCTTACAGCAACTTGACG AACTTGGAGTTCTGAGCTGGAGGCTAGATGCTGACATATATGAAACAGATGAGGAATTGAAGAAGATACGCCATGATCGTAATTACTCCTACATG GACTTCTGTGAGGTCTGCCCAGAAAAGCTTCCTAATTATGAAGAGAAGATTAAAAACTTTTACGAGGAACACCTTCACACTGATGAGGAGATCCGTTATTGTGTGGCTGGAAGTG GTTATTTTGATGTTAGAGATCTGAATGACAAATGGATTCGCATTTGGGTAAAGAAGGGAGCAATGATTGTCTTGCCTGCTGGAATTTATCATCGCTTTACTCTCGATTCTGACAATTACATCAAG GCTATGCGTCTGTTTGTTGGTGATCCTGTCTGGACTCCTCACAACCGTCCCAATGATCATCTTCCAGCAAG GAAGGAGTATCTCAAAAGTTTTGTGGAGAAGGAAGCTGGTATTCAAACCGTCAATGCTGCAGCTTGA
- the LOC103483678 gene encoding EPIDERMAL PATTERNING FACTOR-like protein 4, producing the protein MGSSFLPSPHPSHFHFSLLILTLFAFQLASASSSSSSSSSSFSSSSETGGWIGDRKSLVGPGSSPPTCLAKCGRCGPCEPVHVPIQPGLSLPLEYYPEAWRCKCGNKLFMP; encoded by the exons ATGGGATCATCTTTCTTACCCTCTCCTCATCCATCTCATTTCCATTTCTCTCTTCTAATTCTCACTCTCTTCGCCTTTCAACTCGCCtccgcttcttcttcttcttcttcttcttcttcttctttttcttcttcatcag AAACCGGTGGGTGGATTGGGGATCGGAAGAGCTTGGTTGGACCGGGATCTTCGCCGCCGACGTGTCTAGCCAAGTGTGGGAGATGCGGACCATGTGAACCGGTTCATGTTCCAATTCAACCCGGTTTGAGTCTACCTTTGGAGTATTACCCTGAAGCTTGGAGATGCAAGTGTGGGAATAAGTTGTTTATGCCTTga